A section of the Streptomyces sp. SCL15-4 genome encodes:
- a CDS encoding MerR family transcriptional regulator has translation MFTIGDFARHGRVSVRMLRHYDATGLLRPAHVDPASGYRHYTAAQLARLNRIIALKDLGFTLQQVRDIVDEKVGAEELRGMLRLRRAELESAMAATRARLVQVEARLRAIESEGHMPTNDVVLKSVPAVRVAELTATAESYQPEDIGPVIGPLYEELFRRLDSAGVTPTGPGIASYEDAPEGGGRIIVHAAVQVCAEPRDGSFRVLDLPPLEQAATIVHRGPMDTVLPTAQTLAHWIDTHGYRSAGYPREISLECPENRDDWVTELQAPVHRS, from the coding sequence ATGTTCACCATCGGAGACTTCGCCCGGCACGGCCGCGTCTCGGTCCGGATGCTGCGTCACTACGACGCCACCGGCCTGCTGCGCCCGGCCCACGTCGACCCCGCCAGCGGCTACCGCCACTACACCGCCGCCCAGCTCGCCCGCCTCAACCGGATCATCGCGCTCAAGGACCTCGGATTCACGCTCCAGCAGGTCCGTGACATCGTGGACGAGAAGGTCGGCGCCGAGGAACTGCGCGGCATGCTGCGGCTCAGGCGGGCCGAACTGGAGAGCGCCATGGCCGCCACCCGGGCACGGCTGGTCCAGGTCGAGGCGCGGCTCCGAGCGATCGAGAGCGAGGGGCACATGCCCACGAACGACGTCGTCCTCAAAAGCGTCCCCGCCGTCCGCGTGGCGGAGCTGACCGCCACCGCCGAGAGCTACCAGCCCGAGGACATCGGCCCGGTCATCGGCCCGCTCTACGAAGAGCTGTTCCGCCGCCTGGACAGCGCGGGCGTCACCCCCACGGGCCCCGGCATCGCCTCCTACGAGGACGCTCCGGAGGGCGGCGGCAGGATCATCGTCCACGCCGCCGTCCAGGTCTGCGCCGAGCCGCGGGACGGCTCCTTCCGCGTCCTCGACCTGCCGCCCCTGGAGCAGGCGGCGACCATCGTGCACCGCGGCCCGATGGACACCGTCCTGCCCACGGCCCAGACCCTGGCCCACTGGATCGACACCCACGGCTACCGCTCGGCCGGCTATCCGCGGGAGATCAGCCTGGAGTGCCCGGAGAACCGCGACGACTGGGTGACGGAACTCCAGGCACCGGTCCACCGCTCCTGA
- a CDS encoding RES family NAD+ phosphorylase, with translation MHEATVSPSGYRFRPHWELLPAGTRLWRMHRSGFAPVEFKPFDPDDPAPGRFHGTPEDPYSCLYAATDPETALAETLLRSVPYDAETGMRLVLWRQVQGRALNAVRTRCELKLVSLLSGAALAAVCQDNRLLENEGAEHYAHTRRWAREIRAQAPDAMGMIWDSRRNPSQRCVVLFGDRLGDGPLDALPYRSIPDLGSPAGIEETNQLLEPLRAAVRHPLHR, from the coding sequence ATGCACGAGGCAACCGTGTCGCCCTCCGGTTACCGCTTCCGGCCGCACTGGGAGCTGCTGCCCGCCGGCACCCGCCTCTGGCGGATGCACCGGTCCGGGTTCGCGCCCGTGGAGTTCAAGCCGTTCGACCCGGACGATCCCGCGCCCGGCCGCTTCCACGGCACACCGGAGGACCCGTACTCCTGCCTGTACGCGGCGACGGACCCCGAGACGGCGCTCGCCGAGACCCTGCTGCGCTCGGTCCCCTACGACGCGGAGACCGGCATGCGCCTGGTCCTGTGGCGCCAGGTGCAAGGCAGGGCGCTGAACGCGGTGCGCACACGGTGCGAACTGAAACTGGTCTCGCTGCTGTCCGGGGCGGCCCTCGCCGCCGTCTGCCAGGACAACCGCCTGCTGGAGAACGAGGGCGCGGAGCACTACGCGCACACGCGCCGGTGGGCCCGGGAGATCAGGGCCCAGGCACCCGACGCCATGGGGATGATCTGGGATTCCCGGCGCAACCCGTCACAGCGGTGCGTCGTGCTGTTCGGAGACCGCCTCGGGGACGGCCCGCTCGACGCCCTGCCGTACCGCAGCATCCCGGACCTCGGCTCCCCGGCCGGCATCGAGGAGACCAACCAACTCCTGGAACCCCTCCGCGCGGCCGTCAGACACCCTCTGCACCGCTGA
- a CDS encoding CHAT domain-containing protein gives MGEEEESGGVRAVRTWAREAIGRARALLPAPGTVVRASRAHDDAVTELEALSRLLDHDPELRGSVTVWLGGALTLRHVAGGGTPGDRERAHGLLRDARETQTGSAACAEDRRWAALFLLTHAMPLQEMLGGLPPEPDATAMFDMIAREGPGGMAAFAAGLRELVTDAAELPLPEETLRHLRQVRDLYDRPTADGLTGLFTSLLPDDGNPFTGRLRQMMTDLLTTATRTPPDPTHAPTTPPGPTRTPTAPPPAAGPPPPLRTPEDFRRLLTALQAVNTTSVDFVNGAGGGDPAALEQQLGRLREALEGLPDGVPGRDGIEGLMAVLLHVSEGAGGTLQDLSVGLAHTGTLVDYLRRASESQVPMADGFAVMADVMALMTDVRAAGQAEDVRGLRDLLPEAEALAERVPEDHDLRCMALIARAAARLTLGRFTLDRELMLRGFADLDDGREAARNSVLPIRDEDLDAMVPDLAALRAYLTDTPADLPDREVPPPDAPADRLHSAANRLGMRYDLTKDPADLEAAVTTLERLREHIRQGRAPRVAAESLWTLAESYRARWHRERDASDADAATDAANEALATLAADVLLQHGAEHRLTTARNGASLGVRAALWAAAHGRVEDAVAALELGRALVLHAAATSRAVPDLLQERGHAELAAAWRESGAPETGELPAELPSTLRRKALEALGYRERGGLLGTPTLRELADGVGEAGADALIYLVPGDGGEAPGMVLAVGPVIGIGFGALPLLAEAESEPLKRYLDAAAARSAGPEHGGAAARRAWEEALDDLCDWAYEVFAHVLAGLEEHLPDGGPGRPPPRVVLVPCGRLGVVPWHAARFPADAPYDYLCQALVISYAASGSQFLRTITRAPRAPVSAPALVADPSLSLTFAEPEVLQLREAFYPGARLYGDFATLPPDSVPAGTPEQLLALLAQDHSMVHLATHGVAGVRPTESALHLAPADGEESGRLTVTRLLDRPRPAGPAAPDGPLIVLSACETDLSTRDHDEALTLTTAFVSGGARDVVGSRWIAQDSASALLMAVFHHRLRAGLSPVDALRAAQLWMLDPDREDPGCLTDDLRPDIRRPDLRRPLLWAAFIHQGHPGPGKETA, from the coding sequence GTGGGGGAAGAAGAGGAGAGCGGGGGCGTCCGGGCGGTACGGACCTGGGCCCGTGAGGCCATCGGCCGGGCCAGGGCGTTGCTGCCGGCGCCGGGCACCGTCGTCAGGGCCTCCCGCGCCCACGATGACGCGGTCACCGAACTGGAGGCCCTCTCCCGTCTGCTGGACCACGATCCGGAGCTGCGCGGCTCGGTCACCGTATGGCTCGGCGGCGCCCTCACCCTGCGGCACGTCGCCGGAGGCGGGACGCCCGGGGACCGGGAGCGGGCGCACGGACTGCTGCGGGACGCGCGGGAGACGCAGACCGGTTCCGCGGCCTGTGCCGAGGACCGGCGGTGGGCCGCGCTGTTCCTGCTGACCCACGCGATGCCGCTGCAGGAGATGCTGGGCGGGCTGCCGCCGGAGCCGGACGCCACCGCGATGTTCGACATGATCGCGCGGGAGGGGCCGGGCGGAATGGCCGCCTTCGCGGCCGGCCTGCGGGAGCTGGTGACCGACGCGGCCGAGCTGCCGCTGCCGGAGGAGACCCTGCGGCACCTGCGGCAGGTGCGCGACCTCTACGACCGTCCCACGGCCGACGGCCTCACCGGCCTGTTCACGAGCCTCCTGCCCGACGACGGCAATCCGTTCACCGGCCGGCTGCGGCAGATGATGACGGACCTGCTGACGACGGCCACCCGGACCCCGCCCGACCCGACGCACGCACCCACCACCCCACCCGGCCCGACCCGCACACCCACCGCCCCGCCTCCCGCCGCCGGCCCCCCGCCCCCGCTCCGCACCCCCGAAGATTTCCGTCGGCTGCTCACCGCGTTGCAGGCCGTCAACACCACCTCCGTGGACTTCGTGAACGGTGCCGGCGGCGGTGATCCCGCCGCGCTGGAGCAGCAGCTCGGGCGGTTGCGCGAGGCGCTGGAAGGGCTGCCGGACGGGGTGCCGGGCCGCGACGGGATCGAAGGGCTGATGGCCGTGCTGCTCCACGTGAGCGAGGGCGCGGGCGGCACCCTCCAGGACCTGTCGGTCGGTCTCGCGCACACCGGGACGCTCGTCGACTACCTGCGGCGCGCCTCGGAGAGCCAGGTGCCCATGGCCGACGGCTTCGCGGTCATGGCGGACGTGATGGCACTGATGACCGACGTCCGTGCCGCCGGCCAGGCCGAGGACGTGCGCGGGCTCCGCGACCTGCTGCCCGAGGCCGAGGCCCTCGCCGAGCGCGTCCCCGAGGACCACGACCTCCGTTGCATGGCCCTCATCGCCCGCGCCGCGGCCCGCCTCACGCTCGGCCGGTTCACCCTGGACAGGGAGCTGATGCTGCGCGGCTTCGCGGACCTGGACGACGGCAGAGAGGCCGCGCGCAACAGCGTCCTGCCGATCAGGGACGAGGATCTCGACGCCATGGTCCCCGACCTCGCGGCCCTGCGCGCCTACCTCACCGACACCCCCGCCGACCTCCCGGACCGCGAGGTACCGCCGCCCGACGCGCCCGCCGACCGGCTGCACTCCGCCGCGAACCGCCTCGGCATGCGCTACGACCTGACCAAGGACCCGGCGGACCTGGAGGCGGCCGTCACCACGCTGGAACGGCTCCGCGAGCACATCCGGCAGGGCCGGGCCCCGCGCGTCGCCGCCGAGTCCCTGTGGACGCTCGCCGAGTCCTACCGCGCCCGCTGGCACCGCGAGCGCGACGCGTCCGACGCGGACGCCGCCACCGACGCGGCGAACGAGGCCCTGGCCACCCTCGCCGCCGACGTCCTCCTCCAGCACGGCGCCGAACACCGCCTGACGACCGCCCGCAACGGCGCCTCCCTCGGCGTACGGGCCGCCCTGTGGGCCGCCGCGCACGGCAGGGTGGAGGACGCGGTCGCCGCGCTGGAGCTGGGCCGGGCCCTGGTGCTGCACGCGGCGGCCACCTCACGGGCCGTACCGGACCTGCTCCAGGAGCGCGGCCATGCCGAACTCGCCGCCGCCTGGCGGGAGTCCGGCGCGCCGGAGACCGGGGAGCTGCCCGCCGAGCTGCCCAGCACGCTGCGCCGCAAGGCCCTGGAGGCCCTCGGCTACCGGGAGCGGGGCGGCCTGCTCGGCACTCCCACGCTGCGCGAACTGGCGGACGGTGTCGGCGAGGCGGGCGCGGACGCGCTGATCTATCTGGTCCCCGGCGACGGCGGCGAGGCCCCGGGCATGGTGCTCGCCGTGGGCCCCGTGATCGGCATCGGCTTCGGCGCCCTGCCCCTGCTCGCCGAGGCGGAGTCCGAGCCCCTGAAGCGGTACCTGGACGCGGCCGCCGCCCGCTCCGCCGGCCCGGAGCACGGCGGCGCGGCGGCGCGACGGGCCTGGGAGGAGGCCCTGGACGACCTGTGCGACTGGGCGTACGAGGTGTTCGCCCACGTCCTCGCCGGACTGGAGGAACACCTGCCGGACGGCGGGCCCGGCCGGCCTCCGCCCCGCGTCGTCCTGGTGCCCTGCGGCCGCCTCGGCGTCGTCCCCTGGCACGCCGCCCGCTTCCCCGCCGACGCTCCCTACGACTACCTCTGCCAGGCCCTGGTGATCAGTTACGCGGCGTCCGGCAGCCAGTTCCTGCGCACGATCACCCGCGCGCCCCGCGCCCCGGTCTCCGCGCCGGCCCTGGTGGCCGACCCGAGCCTGTCCCTGACGTTCGCCGAGCCGGAGGTCCTCCAGCTGCGCGAGGCCTTCTACCCGGGCGCGCGGCTGTACGGCGACTTCGCCACCCTGCCGCCCGACTCGGTGCCGGCCGGGACACCGGAGCAGCTGCTGGCCCTGCTCGCCCAGGACCACTCGATGGTCCATCTGGCCACCCACGGGGTGGCGGGCGTACGGCCGACGGAGTCGGCCCTGCACCTCGCTCCCGCCGACGGCGAGGAGAGCGGCCGGCTCACCGTGACCCGGCTCCTGGACCGGCCGCGGCCGGCCGGGCCCGCGGCGCCGGACGGGCCGCTGATCGTCCTCAGCGCCTGCGAGACCGACCTGAGCACCCGGGACCACGACGAGGCCCTGACCCTCACCACCGCGTTCGTCTCCGGCGGGGCACGCGATGTCGTGGGCTCGCGGTGGATCGCCCAGGACAGCGCGTCGGCCCTGCTGATGGCGGTCTTCCACCACCGTCTGCGGGCGGGCCTCAGCCCCGTGGACGCCCTGCGCGCCGCACAGCTGTGGATGCTCGACCCGGACCGCGAGGACCCGGGCTGCCTGACCGACGACCTGCGGCCGGACATCCGCCGGCCCGATCTGCGCCGGCCCCTGCTGTGGGCCGCGTTCATCCACCAGGGACATCCCGGCCCGGGGAAGGAGACCGCATGA
- a CDS encoding tetratricopeptide repeat protein, translating into MDELGRDEQLATAVRLRERGEAGQARLRLLELAGRYPDDPEVAYQTAWAHDVLGLEAEAVPFYERALAGTGLPAADRRGALLGLGSTYRVLGRYPEAVATLRRAVTEFPDDGALRTFLAMALYNTGGHEEAMRILLTLLAAGSDDPGIRQYRRAIEEYARDLDATC; encoded by the coding sequence ATGGACGAACTCGGCAGGGACGAACAACTGGCCACGGCGGTCCGGCTGCGCGAGCGGGGGGAGGCCGGGCAGGCCCGGCTGCGGCTGCTGGAACTGGCCGGCCGGTATCCGGACGACCCCGAGGTGGCCTACCAGACCGCCTGGGCCCACGACGTGCTCGGCCTGGAGGCCGAGGCCGTGCCCTTCTACGAGCGTGCCCTCGCCGGGACCGGGCTGCCGGCGGCGGACCGGCGCGGCGCCCTGCTGGGCCTGGGCAGCACCTACCGCGTCCTCGGCCGGTACCCGGAGGCGGTCGCCACGCTGCGCCGGGCCGTGACGGAGTTCCCCGACGACGGAGCCCTGCGGACCTTCCTCGCCATGGCCCTGTACAACACGGGCGGGCACGAGGAGGCCATGCGCATCCTGCTGACGCTGCTCGCCGCCGGCAGCGACGACCCCGGCATACGTCAGTACCGGCGCGCCATCGAGGAGTACGCGCGCGACCTGGACGCCACCTGCTGA
- a CDS encoding serine/threonine-protein kinase, with product MGEVFAGRYELADPVGRGGVGAVWRAWDHRRRRYVAAKVLQQSDAHSLLRFVREQGLRIDHPHVLAPHSWAADDDKVLFTMDLVTGGSLVHLVGDYGPLPPVFVCTLLDQLLSGLAAVHAEGVVHRDVKPANLLLEATGTGRPRLRLSDFGIAMRLGEPRLTETNLVVGTPGYLAPEQMLGAEPDFPADLFAVGLVALYLLEGAKPDTKELVRYFLEHGTPGPPKGIPEPLWGVVSSLLQPDPARRFRTATGARKALAAAAELLPEPGPDDEIIEIFDQLGPLPPGFGPDGPLRRASGVALEPIPGLPPATAFANTPEEARHTGTGPGPGPRTGTSPSASTPPTGTLSDTGSFRLPPPRQTPVPPAPPAPPPFPPPGPLPDSPPAPPAGPATAAYTARDPRPAPSPPSGRRRRARRALRRPGPPAKAVIPILLLALVCYAVGFWALTRR from the coding sequence ATGGGTGAGGTCTTCGCCGGCCGGTACGAGCTGGCCGACCCGGTCGGACGCGGTGGCGTGGGCGCCGTATGGCGGGCCTGGGACCACCGCCGGCGGCGTTACGTGGCCGCCAAGGTCCTCCAGCAGAGCGACGCCCATTCCCTGCTCCGCTTCGTCCGGGAGCAGGGCCTGCGCATCGACCACCCGCACGTCCTCGCCCCGCACAGCTGGGCCGCCGACGACGACAAGGTGCTGTTCACCATGGACCTGGTCACCGGCGGCTCCCTGGTCCACCTGGTCGGCGACTACGGCCCGCTGCCGCCCGTCTTCGTGTGCACGCTGCTCGACCAGTTGCTGTCCGGGCTCGCCGCCGTCCACGCCGAGGGCGTCGTCCACCGGGACGTCAAGCCCGCCAACCTCCTCCTCGAAGCCACCGGCACCGGCCGTCCCCGGCTCCGGCTGTCCGACTTCGGCATCGCCATGCGGCTCGGCGAACCCCGGCTGACGGAGACCAACCTCGTGGTGGGCACGCCCGGTTACCTCGCTCCGGAGCAGATGCTCGGCGCCGAACCCGACTTCCCGGCCGACCTGTTCGCCGTGGGCCTGGTCGCCCTCTATCTCCTCGAAGGCGCCAAGCCGGACACCAAGGAACTCGTGCGGTACTTCCTGGAGCACGGCACGCCCGGCCCGCCCAAGGGCATCCCGGAACCGCTCTGGGGGGTCGTCTCCTCGCTGCTCCAGCCCGATCCGGCACGCCGTTTCCGGACGGCCACGGGGGCGCGCAAGGCGCTCGCCGCCGCGGCGGAACTCCTGCCGGAGCCGGGTCCGGACGACGAAATCATCGAGATATTCGACCAACTCGGGCCCCTCCCGCCCGGCTTCGGCCCCGACGGCCCGCTCCGGCGGGCGTCCGGCGTGGCCTTGGAACCGATCCCGGGCCTTCCTCCGGCAACCGCCTTTGCGAACACCCCGGAAGAGGCCCGGCACACCGGTACGGGCCCAGGCCCGGGCCCGCGTACCGGCACGAGCCCCAGCGCGTCCACGCCTCCCACCGGGACCCTGTCGGACACCGGAAGCTTCCGCCTGCCCCCGCCCCGGCAGACCCCCGTCCCGCCCGCACCCCCGGCACCGCCCCCCTTCCCGCCGCCAGGACCGCTGCCGGACTCCCCGCCGGCCCCGCCCGCCGGCCCCGCCACCGCCGCCTACACCGCCCGCGACCCCCGCCCGGCGCCCTCGCCTCCGTCCGGCCGGCGCCGCCGGGCGCGGCGCGCGCTGCGCCGTCCCGGGCCGCCGGCGAAGGCCGTGATCCCGATCCTGCTGCTGGCGCTCGTCTGCTACGCGGTGGGTTTCTGGGCGCTGACCCGCCGCTGA
- a CDS encoding helix-turn-helix domain-containing protein, with amino-acid sequence MDAAQQEATARARELQRNWYGEPLGALFRKLIDDLGLNQARLAAVLGLSAPMLSQLMSGQRAKIGNPAVVQRVQLLQELASQVADGSVSAAEATGRMEEIKKSQGGSVLSNTTQTTGSSGAPTVKRVVREIQSLLRSVAAAGDIIDAADALAPSHPELAEFLRVYGAGRTADAVAHYQSHQN; translated from the coding sequence ATGGACGCCGCACAGCAGGAAGCCACCGCGAGAGCGCGGGAGCTGCAGCGGAACTGGTACGGGGAGCCGTTGGGGGCGCTCTTCCGTAAGCTCATCGACGATCTCGGGCTGAACCAGGCGCGGCTCGCGGCGGTCCTCGGCCTGTCCGCCCCGATGCTCTCCCAGCTGATGAGCGGCCAGCGCGCGAAGATCGGCAACCCCGCCGTCGTCCAGCGGGTGCAGCTGTTGCAGGAGTTGGCGTCCCAGGTCGCGGACGGCAGCGTCAGCGCGGCCGAGGCGACCGGGCGCATGGAGGAGATCAAGAAGTCGCAAGGGGGATCCGTGCTCAGCAACACCACCCAGACCACCGGAAGCTCGGGCGCGCCCACGGTCAAGCGCGTGGTCCGGGAGATCCAGTCGCTGCTGCGCTCGGTGGCCGCCGCGGGCGACATCATCGACGCCGCCGACGCGCTCGCGCCGAGCCACCCCGAACTCGCCGAGTTCCTCCGGGTCTACGGCGCCGGCCGCACCGCCGACGCCGTCGCGCACTACCAGTCCCACCAGAACTGA